A single region of the Anopheles funestus chromosome X, idAnoFuneDA-416_04, whole genome shotgun sequence genome encodes:
- the LOC125772447 gene encoding ubiquitin carboxyl-terminal hydrolase 1 yields MKSLNSMVTHTMSNSLATLCNIGNSCYMNSVLYTLRFAPNFTHNLHHLVEFLELVLHKSIADRKYVVHDESAQNELNVMNSKAKASFLHNAAAGGTEGAGGHSWNSKELIQQDRNVNGYEKSASNRSTIPTDGSGTLSEISFGDNDKCSVLNSPTHSCNSCSAAKPTCAGDNCSRSRNSDISYINGSGTKNNRQLVCETLHELFHSLARNEASDVIEPFHAGGLLQAVQNVSSTFEGNQQQDAHEFLMCILDSVRESCQILNKKLIENPDILKISPFPSLEKAASTDVTINNSNTTATSSESKISNTQFIARNIFRRRKESLKNTKSSCIKEGKFDPAAGTVVSVQTAAGGSCVHTCAGKQKINLPAVAAGVQESSVAQDRLKQRIRTLGLNFFCEDFEGVTVSRTRCLSCETVTEQKETMIDIAIPITSNEVSDAVKNPQQFYQDACITQEYFRGDNKYRCEVCSGYTEACRTISFDILPRLLVLQLKRFNGDMEKINSYIPTPFILQCFCAECIGKSDNEKRHIYRLYSVITHVGARMSVGHYIAYTSSLQIPLHYVNCVKDRQRRALLAAASFEAQTAQNALDGINNAGISGKGQSGAEKSASGQLKKLFGSKKTPSAGDISKKLKNNVINRFSPINGMESLQLNTNTDTCLEKSARTGYIDNFYNIHNIDANINHAQSSGDLLISGSETSGLSCQSVGCCAVHTKAMHANDILHAASNNGRYFMDDGLSSENARNNSIHNSAPISTGTMCNNNCTHNSHKLDASNGEDRSTIVECHSSLFANPVHSEEGKDLNYGNVMHDSIANQQLTWYMCDDDKIKIMTQLEFEEVLSPNRRHVTTPYLLFYARYDVAQNQHNQSKEQTISPTQHQQQQYEHKIHTALTKHVPPTTKSATISV; encoded by the exons ATGAAAAGTCTCAACAGTATGGTAACGCACACCATGAGTAATTCACTTGCAACGCTATGTAACATAGGCAACTCGTGTTATATGAATTCGGTGTTGTACACATTACGATTTGCACCAAACTTTACCCATAATTTGCATCATCTTGTAGAATTTTTGGAGCTAGTGCTTCACAAATCGATTGCAGATCGAAAGTACGTGGTACATGATGAGAGCGCTCAAAATGAGCTAAATGTGATGAATTCGAAAGCGAAAGCTTCCTTCCTTCATAATGCAGCTGCGGGAGGTACGGAAGGTGCCGGTGGACATAGTTGGAATAGTAAGGAGTTAATCCAACAGGACAGAAATGTTAATGGATATGAAAAATCAGCAAGCAACAGATCAACTATTCCAACCGATGGTTCTGGCACGCTCAGTGAAATAAGCTTTGGTGATAATGATAAATGTAGTGTTCTAAATAGTCCTACGCATAGTTGTAATTCCTGTAGTGCAGCGAAGCCTACCTGTGCTGGTGATAATTGTAGTAGGTCAAGAAATTCTGATATTAGTTATATTAATGGAAGCGGAACCAAGAACAACAGACAGCTGGTGTGCGAAACGCTGCATGAACTGTTCCATAGTCTTGCCCGTAACGAGGCGTCCGATGTGATTGAACCATTTCATGCCGGTGGTTTGCTGCAGGCTGTACAAAACGTTAGCAGTACATTCGAAGGGAATCAACAACAGGACGCGCACGAGTTTCTCATGTGCATATTGGACAGTGTAAGAGAGTCCTGTCAGATACTAAACAAAAAGCTTATAGAAAATCCGGATATTCTGAAGATAAG cCCATTTCCATCGCTTGAGAAAGCCGCTTCGACAGATGTAACGATAAATAATAGCAATACTACCGCTACCAGCTCAGAGTCGAAAATTAGTAACACTCAGTTCATTGCGCGTAATATATTTCGTCGGCGCAAGGAATCATTGAAAAACACCAAGTCATCATGCATTAAAGAGGGAAAGTTTGATCCAGCGGCTGGCACCGTCGTGAGCGTTcaaactgctgctggaggCAGCTGTGTACATACGTGTGCGGGGAAGCAAAAGATTAATCTGCCTGCTGTAGCTGCTGGTGTCCAGGAATCGAGCGTTGCTCAAGACCGATTGAAGCAGCGCATTCGGACACTGggattaaactttttttgcgAAGATTTTGAAGGCGTTACAGTGTCCCGGACGCGTTGCCTATCGTGTGAAACAGTAACGGAACAGAAGGAAACTATGATAGACATTGCCATTCCGATCACATCCAATGAAGTGAGCGATGCCGTTAAGAATCCTCAACAATTTTATCAG GACGCTTGCATAACCCAGGAATATTTTAGAGGTGATAACAAGTACAGATGCGAAGTGTGTTCCGGCTACACCGAAGCGTGTCGTACAATTTCATTTGACATATTGCCCCGGTTGTTGGTGCTGCAGCTGAAAAGATTTAATGGCGATATGGAAAAAATCAACAGCTATATTCCAACGCCCTTCATACTGCAATGCTTTTGTGCGGAATGTATAGGAAAATCGGACAACGAGAAGCGTCACATTTATAGGTTATACAGCGTTATCACGCATGTCGGTGCACGTATGTCGGTAGGACATTACATCGCATATACCAGCTCACTGCAAATTCCGTTGCACTATGTAAATTGTGTTAAAGATCGTCAGAGAAGAGCTTTACTAGCCGCAGCATCGTTCGAAGCGCAGACGGCACAGAATGCTTTGGATGGCATCAATAACGCGGGAATCTCGGGCAAAGGTCAAAGTGGCGCAGAGAAAAGCGCTTCCGGTCAATTAAAGAAGCTGTTCGGCAGCAAGAAAACACCAAGCGCAGGCGATATTAgcaaaaagttgaaaaataatgtaattaaCCGTTTCTCTCCAATTAATGGGATGGAAAGTTTGCAGctgaacacaaacacagatacCTGTCTCGAAAAGTCTGCCAGAACTGGGTACATTGACAATTTCTACAACATTCATAACATCGATGCAAATATTAATCATGCTCAAAGTTCTGGAGATTTGCTAATAAGTGGAAGTGAAACGTCCGGTTTGTCTTGTCAGAGCGTTGGTTGCTGTGCTGTACATACGAAAGCAATGCATGCGAACGATATACTTCATGCGGCGTCCAACAATGGCAGATATTTCATGGACGATGGTTTGAGTAGTGAAAACGCACGAAACAATAGCATCCACAACTCGGCGCCTATTTCAACTGGGACAATGTGCAACAACAATTGTACCCACAACTCTCATAAGTTAGACGCTTCCAACGGTGAGGACCGTTCAACTATAGTGGAATGTCATTCATCATTATTTGCAAACCCGGTACATAGTGAGGAAGGTAAAGATTTAAACTATGGCAACGTCATGCACGATTCAATTGCAAATCAACAGCTAACGTGGTATATGTGTGacgatgataaaataaaaattatgacTCAACTTGAGTTTGAGGAGGTGCTTTCACCAAATCGTCGTCACGTGACAACGccatatttgttattttatgcCCGTTACGATGTAGCGCAAAATCAACATAATCAATCAAAGGAGCAGACAATATCTCCTacccagcatcagcagcagcaatatgAGCATAAAATTCATACAGCACTTACGAAACACGTACCGCCAACAACAAAGTCTGCCACAATCTCCGTTTAA
- the LOC125772431 gene encoding aminopeptidase N, with translation MAMERSVMLLAVLMAAIAASSGDSRNANVSYRLPKSVKPENYNLRVFTHLGDDRGFMFHGLVAIRFLCLEDTDSVVLHSKNLTLHEQQILFRGLNSDSSQNSSRPINIKNLEYITEHDYVVFHVSTPLKKGERYEISIPFESNLSTGLIGYYRSSYIDKNTKQKTWLAVTQFEPTYARQAFPCFDEPEMKATFDISLAHHERYVALSNMPVNRSMPIDNMPGWVLDEFNTTVPMSTYLVAYTVNDFEYREAKTTEPGDVVFKIWARRDAIDQVDYARDIGPRVTRFYEDYFQQKFPLPKIDMIAIPDFASGAMENWGLITYRETALLYHPNISTASNKHRVASVIAHELAHQWFGNLVTMRWWTDLWLNEGFATYVASLGVDYLHPEWFSLEEESISNTLDIFKFDALLSSHPISVEIGHPNQISQIFDAISYEKGSIVIRMMHLFLSEETFRDGVSRYLQRHAYGNAEQDNLWAALTEEAHANGVLPDFIDVKKVMDSWTLQTGYPIITVTRNYEANSAEVTQTRFVSSQVPKDQNVTDRCWWIPLTYTTAKELDFNDTLPKGWMECSGEKKNEKPLKVLEDMPDPEHWVIFNVQLAGLYKVKYDKANYRLIVSQLNGPKYHDIGLLNRAQLIDDAMDLAWTGQQNYGIAFAMMNYLRQETEYIPWKSALTNLNSLNRILKRTPLYDIFKSYVQYILEPIYEQLDVFNMTKKSTDRLDGIKQLTLIASWACRFEVGDCVNRSVELFARWMNESNPEVNNPVPIDLRPVVYCNAIRLGNDSQWNFLWHRYLQSNVGAEKIMIIGSLACTRQLALVERFLQWSLNSTSGVRKQDATILFSSVSRNDVGFDAAKSFFLNRADEIYDFLSPDTSRLSRYIKPLAEQMFSAEEVQELNDLIQKKTTIFEKANQGVKQALETAQTNNRWTQINFSKMERLLPLLATRSALNTLMDLMDNY, from the exons ATGGCCATGGAGCGAAGTGTAATGCTGCTGGCGGTGCTTATGGCCGCTATAGCAGCAAGTTCGGGTGACTCCAGAAATGCTAACGTTAGCTATCGACTACCCAAATCAGTCAAGCCCGAAAATTACAATCTACGTGTCTTCACACATCTCGGCGATGATCGAGGATTTATGTTTCATGGACTAGTTGCTATTCGG TTTTTGTGCCTGGAAGATACGGACAGTGTTGTTTTACattccaaaaatttaacaCTCCACGAGCAGCAAATTTTGTTCCGTGGTCTTAATTCGGATAGTTCACAAAATAGTTCGCGTCcaataaatatcaaaaatcTTGAGTACATAACAGAACATGACTATGTCGTGTTTCATGTAAGCACACCGTTGAAGAAAGGTGAACGATATGAGATATCCATACCGTTTGAGAGTAATCTCAGCACCGGATTGATTGGATACTACCGAAGCAGTTACAttgacaaaaacaccaaacaaaagaCATGGCTTGCTGTTACCCAGTTCGAACCAACCTACGCCCGCCAAGCATTCCCATGCTTTGATGAACCGGAAATGAAGGCAACGTTCGATATATCCTTAGCGCATCACGAACGATACGTTGCGTTAAGCAACATGCCAGTGAACCGCAGTATGCCGATCGATAATATGCCGGGATGGGTTTTGGATGAGTTTAATACAACTGTGCCGATGTCTACGTATTTGGTGGCATACACTGTGAATGATTTCGAGTATCGTGAGGCGAAGACAACAGAACCGGGCGATGTAGTCTTCAAAATTTGGGCACGTCGAGATGCGATCGATCAGGTAGATTATGCACGTGACATAGGGCCGAGAGTTACACGTTTCTACGAAGATTACTTTCAACAAAAATTCCCCCTGCCCAAGATCGATATGATTGCTATTCCTGACTTCGCATCGGGTGCTATGGAAAACTGGGGTCTGATCACTTACCGAGAGACGGCACTGCTGTATCATCCAAATATCTCCACCGCCAGCAATAAACATCGCGTTGCCTCGGTTATTGCTCACGAACTGGCGCATCAGTGGTTTGGCAATTTAGTCACGATGCGTTGGTGGACGGATTTATGGTTAAACGAAGGCTTCGCTACGTACGTCGCTAGTTTGGGCGTGGACTATCTGCATCCCGAGTGGTTTTCGCTTGAGGAGGAATCCATATCAAACACGTTGGATATATTCAAATTTGATGCCCTGCTGTCAAGCCATCCAATATCCGTAGAAATTGGCCATCCGAATCAGATATCGCAAATATTCGATGCCATCTCGTACGAGAAAGGTTCGATTGTGATACGAATGATGCATCTGTTCCTGAGCGAAGAAACGTTCCGTGATGGAGTTAGCCGTTACTTACAACGACACGCTTATGGTAACGCAGAGCAGGACAACTTGTGGGCGGCATTAACAGAGGAGGCACACGCAAATGGTGTACTGCCGGATTTTATTGATGTGAAGAAAGTGATGGATTCGTGGACTCTCCAAACAGGTTATCCCATTATCACCGTAACACGCAACTATGAAGCAAATTCAGCCGAAGTAACACAAACGCGCTTTGTCTCGTCACAAGTTCCCAAGGATCAAAATGTTACCGATCGTTGTTGGTGGATACCTTTAACGTATACTACAGCCAAGGAGCTAGATTTCAATGATACACTCCCGAAAGGTTGGATGGAGTGTAGTggcgagaagaaaaatgaaaaacctcTCAAAGTCTTGGAAGATATGCCAGATCCTGAACACTGGGTGATATTTAACGTACAGCTAGCTGGATTGTATAAGGTGAAATACGATAAGGCTAATTATCGTTTGATTGTCTCACAGCTGAATGGGCCGAAATATCACGATATAGGTCTGTTGAACCGAGCACAGCTGATTGACGATGCGATGGACCTGGCATGGACCGGTCAACAAAATTACGGCATCGCTTTTGCCATGATGAACTACCTTCGGCAGGAAACGGAGTACATACCATGGAAATCCGCATTGACAAATCTCAACAGCTTGAACAGAATACTTAAACGTACTCCGCTGTATGACATATTCAAAAGCTACGTCCAGTACATACTAGAGCCAATATACGAACAATTAGATGTGTTTAACATGACTAAAAAGTCAACAGATCGGCTCGACGGAATCAAACAATTAACTTTAATTGCTTCCTGGGCATGTCGGTTCGAGGTAGGCGACTGTGTTAATCGGTCGGTTGAACTTTTCGCTCGCTGGATGAACGAGTCTAATCCTGAAGTCAACAATCCAGTCCCCATCGATCTAAGACCGGTGGTTTACTGTAACGCTATACGCTTAGGCAACGATTCGCAGTGGAATTTCCTCTGGCATCGCTATTTACAAAGTAATGTCGGTGCGGAAAAGATCATGATCATCGGTTCGCTTGCCTGCACGCGCCAATTAGCGCTGGTGGAACGTTTCCTGCAATGGTCTCTCAACAGCACGTCCGGTGTACGCAAACAGGACGCAACGATATTATTCAGCAGCGTTTCGAGAAACGATGTAGGTTTCGATGCGGCGAAAAGCTTTTTCCTCAATCGTGCGGATGAAATTTACGATTT CTTGAGCCCGGATACTTCGCGACTGTCACGCTACATTAAACCACTAGCGGAACAAATGTTTTCAGCGGAGGAAGTGCAGGAACTGAATGATTTGATACAGAAAAAGACAAcgattttcgaaaaagccaATCAAGGTGTTAAGCAAGCACTCGAAAcggcacaaacaaacaataggTGGACGCAGATCAATTTCAGCAAGATGGAACGTTTACTGCCGCTGTTAGCTACTCGATCCGCCTTAAATACGTTGATGGATTTAATGgataattattaa
- the LOC125773069 gene encoding palmitoyltransferase ZDHHC6: MFINWCNNPIRRFLHWGPLIAIGIIQSITVMTVYMNGMWWPANSSVAAFIHQTVFLALSLSTGFYFIMASLTGPSYLQLKWKPKLEKNEQYLQFCHVCEGFKAPRSHHCRKCNRCVIKMDHHCPWINNCVGWANHGYFTAFLAFAVLGCIHATTILAASLYVGLYRDWYIYYGQYSKVNVKLTIWSLVLCVFNIGLAIGVVITVGALLAYQLRAILNNRTAIEDWILEKARFRKERINETFIYPYDLGKWNNMKQVINISCTSVGNGIDWPVVEGCDQYTLTREQLAQKEEKRARTRTYTIHRPATGSWVPIFSQGFKVCLSPPLTDEPRIKLVVGDLVRVTRWRKHWLFGEKIQQTSNDINVKRIRGWFPRQCAVEYAEYDDVIAEPQPLDNKIKKDA; encoded by the exons ATGTTCATCAACTGGTGTAATAATCCTATCCGGCGTTTCCTTCACTGGGGCCCATTGATTGCTATAG gAATTATACAATCTATCACAGTAATGACAGTTTACATGAACGGAATGTGGTGGCCAGCAAACAGTTCCGTCGCAGCGTTCATACACCAAACTGTGTTTTTAGCATTGTCGCTTAGTACTGGATTTTACTTCATAATGGCTTCTTTAACAGGACCTAGTTACTTACAATTAAAGTGGAAACCTAAGCTAGAGAAAAATGAACAGTATTTACAGTTTTGCCACGTGTGTGAAGGGTTTAAGGCACCGAGATCACACCATTGCCGGAAGTGTAACAGATGTGTGATCAAGATGGATCACCATTGCCCGTGGATTAACAACTGTGTTGGGTGGGCAAATCATGGCTATTTTACGGCCTTTCTAGCTTTTGCTGTTCTCGGTTGTATTCATGCGACTACCATTCTGGCAGCTTCTCTATATGTTGGATTGTATCGGGATTGGTACATTTATTACGGCCAATATTCCAAGGTGAACGTAAAACTCACTATTTGGAGCTTAGTTTTATGCGTGTTTAATATTGGATTAGCGATCGGTGTTGTAATCACGGTTGGCGCATTGTTAGCATACCAATTGAGAGCAATATTAAACAATCGCACCGCAATTGAAGATTGGATATTGGAAAAGGCACGCTTTAGAAAAGAACGCATTAACGAAACTTTCATTTATCCTTATGATTTGGGCAAATGGAACAATATGAAACAGGTAATCAACATTAGCTGTACTTCGGTTGGTAATGGAATAGACTGGCCCGTAGTGGAAGGATGTGATCAGTACACCTTGACc cGTGAACAATTagcacaaaaagaagaaaaaagagcaaGAACTCGAACGTATACTATTCATCGTCCAGCGACGGGAAGCTGGGTACCAATTTTTTCACAAGGATTCAAGGTGTGCCTATCGCCACCACTAACTGATGAACCCCGTATAAAGCTTGTAGTTGGAGATCTCGTACGCGTTACTAGATGGAGAAA GCATTGgttgtttggtgaaaaaatacagcaaacgAGCAATGATATTAACGTAAAGCGAATTCGCGGTTGGTTTCCTCGCCAGTGCGCTGTAGAGTATGCGGAATACGATGATGTAATAGCCGAACCCCAACCATTagacaataaaattaaaaaagatgcATAA
- the LOC125772913 gene encoding xaa-Pro aminopeptidase 3 isoform X1 codes for MFGVPNRFIMNRTKRCSLLVNKFFRWGNYKPNNVSLVSTINRACHNTTFGQPVHSTHPHLINPGEVLTGISLKEVKHRRQTFLHALRDFAALQLGAATNHIVIIPSANKKYMSHKIPYVFRQNTDFLYLSGCQEPDTVLVLEVDANSNCKNTLFVRPKDRIAEMWDGPRTGVQHAQDVYGVEESYNINFLKDYLTKYGFANPNSIFWYDEKASDLGNVSKIIKDITNNQTKSPIELIQSLRLIKSESECLLMQKTCEIASKAINKTLENSFPGISEHEIYANVDYYTRIYGANFLAYPPVVAGGSNATIIHYINNNQIVKGGELILMDAGCEYHGYTSDITRTWPVDGKFSDPHRVLYEVLLQVQQELLDCLQFQGGETLDQLFDTMCTKIGKYLQEIKLIPSSLSALELSRAAYKFCPHHVSHYLGMDVHDTPLISRNIRLCPGMVCTVEPGIYIPTHNLDVPHEFRGVGMRIEDDVLIKPGKEIEILTKECVKDTTLVEDLVSCKTRGSLS; via the exons ATGTTCGGTGTTCCAAATAGATTTATAATGAATCGCACGAAGCGTTGCAGTTTGCtggtaaataaat TTTTCAGGTGGGGAAATTACAAACCAAATAATGTATCGCTCGTTTCAACTATCAACCGGGCATGCCACAACACAACGTTCGGTCAGCCTGTACATAGCACTCATCCACATTTAATAAATCCGGGTGAAGTATTGACCGGAATATCACTAAAAGAAGTTAAACATAGACGACAAACGTTTCTACACGCATTGCGAGACTTTGCGGCGCTGCAGCTCGGTGCTGCAACAAATCATATT GTTATTATACCTTCCGCTAATAAGAAGTACATGAGCCACAAGATTCCGTACGTTTTTCGTCAGAACACAGATTTCCTATATTTAAGCGGTTGCCAGGAACCGGATACTGTGCTTGTTTTAGAAGTTGATGCAAACAGCAATTGtaaaaacacactttttgtTCGGCCGAAGGATAGAATCGCTGAGATGTGGGATGGACCCAGGACTGGCGTACAGCACGCTCAGGACGTGTACGGAGTGGAAGAATCATACaacataaattttttaaaggactatttaacGAAATATGGGTTTGCAAATCCAAACTCGATATTTTGGTACGACGAGAAAGCGTCCGATTTGGGCAACGTGTCGAAAATAATCAAAGATATAacgaacaatcaaacaaagtCACCCATCGAATTGATTCAAAGCCTTCGTCTGATAAAATCGGAAAGTGAGTGCTTGTTGATGCAAAAAACGTGTGAGATTGCATCTAAAGCTATCAATAAGACGCTCGAGAACAGTTTTCCTGGCATTAGTGAACATGAAATATATGCCAATGTTGACTACTACACACGTATCTACGGGGCAAACTTTTTAGCCTATCCACCAGTGGTGGCTGGAGGTTCGAACGCAACGATTATCCACTATATAAACAATAATCAAATTGTAAAGGGTGGCGAATTGATATTAATGGATGCGGGATGCGAATATCATGGATATACAAGCGACATTACAAGAACGTGGCCCGTCGATGGCAAATTCAGCGATCCTCACCGAGTTCTTTACGAAGTTCTTCTACAAGTTCAGCAGGAACTTTTAGATTGTTTACAGTTTCAGGGCGGTGAAACGTTAGATCAACTCTTTGATACAATGTGtacaaaaataggaaaatatttacaagaaatcaaattaattccTTCCTCGCTTTCTGCGCTAGAGCTTTCCCGAGCTGCGTATAAATTTTGTCCCCATCATGTATCTCATTATCTTGGTATGGATGTACACGACACGCCTCTCATATCAAGAAACATTCGACTTTGCCCCGGAATGGTGTGTACGGTAGAACCAG GCATTTACATCCCAACACACAATTTAGATGTTCCGCATGAATTCCGTGGTGTAGGAATGCGTATTGAGGATGATGTACTCATTAAACCAGGGAAGGAAATAGAAATTCTAACTAAAGAATGTGTGAAGGATACTACGCTAGTGGAAGACTTGGTAAGCTGTAAAACAAGAGGCTCGTTGTCGTAG
- the LOC125772913 gene encoding xaa-Pro aminopeptidase 3 isoform X2 yields MWGNYKPNNVSLVSTINRACHNTTFGQPVHSTHPHLINPGEVLTGISLKEVKHRRQTFLHALRDFAALQLGAATNHIVIIPSANKKYMSHKIPYVFRQNTDFLYLSGCQEPDTVLVLEVDANSNCKNTLFVRPKDRIAEMWDGPRTGVQHAQDVYGVEESYNINFLKDYLTKYGFANPNSIFWYDEKASDLGNVSKIIKDITNNQTKSPIELIQSLRLIKSESECLLMQKTCEIASKAINKTLENSFPGISEHEIYANVDYYTRIYGANFLAYPPVVAGGSNATIIHYINNNQIVKGGELILMDAGCEYHGYTSDITRTWPVDGKFSDPHRVLYEVLLQVQQELLDCLQFQGGETLDQLFDTMCTKIGKYLQEIKLIPSSLSALELSRAAYKFCPHHVSHYLGMDVHDTPLISRNIRLCPGMVCTVEPGIYIPTHNLDVPHEFRGVGMRIEDDVLIKPGKEIEILTKECVKDTTLVEDLVSCKTRGSLS; encoded by the exons at GTGGGGAAATTACAAACCAAATAATGTATCGCTCGTTTCAACTATCAACCGGGCATGCCACAACACAACGTTCGGTCAGCCTGTACATAGCACTCATCCACATTTAATAAATCCGGGTGAAGTATTGACCGGAATATCACTAAAAGAAGTTAAACATAGACGACAAACGTTTCTACACGCATTGCGAGACTTTGCGGCGCTGCAGCTCGGTGCTGCAACAAATCATATT GTTATTATACCTTCCGCTAATAAGAAGTACATGAGCCACAAGATTCCGTACGTTTTTCGTCAGAACACAGATTTCCTATATTTAAGCGGTTGCCAGGAACCGGATACTGTGCTTGTTTTAGAAGTTGATGCAAACAGCAATTGtaaaaacacactttttgtTCGGCCGAAGGATAGAATCGCTGAGATGTGGGATGGACCCAGGACTGGCGTACAGCACGCTCAGGACGTGTACGGAGTGGAAGAATCATACaacataaattttttaaaggactatttaacGAAATATGGGTTTGCAAATCCAAACTCGATATTTTGGTACGACGAGAAAGCGTCCGATTTGGGCAACGTGTCGAAAATAATCAAAGATATAacgaacaatcaaacaaagtCACCCATCGAATTGATTCAAAGCCTTCGTCTGATAAAATCGGAAAGTGAGTGCTTGTTGATGCAAAAAACGTGTGAGATTGCATCTAAAGCTATCAATAAGACGCTCGAGAACAGTTTTCCTGGCATTAGTGAACATGAAATATATGCCAATGTTGACTACTACACACGTATCTACGGGGCAAACTTTTTAGCCTATCCACCAGTGGTGGCTGGAGGTTCGAACGCAACGATTATCCACTATATAAACAATAATCAAATTGTAAAGGGTGGCGAATTGATATTAATGGATGCGGGATGCGAATATCATGGATATACAAGCGACATTACAAGAACGTGGCCCGTCGATGGCAAATTCAGCGATCCTCACCGAGTTCTTTACGAAGTTCTTCTACAAGTTCAGCAGGAACTTTTAGATTGTTTACAGTTTCAGGGCGGTGAAACGTTAGATCAACTCTTTGATACAATGTGtacaaaaataggaaaatatttacaagaaatcaaattaattccTTCCTCGCTTTCTGCGCTAGAGCTTTCCCGAGCTGCGTATAAATTTTGTCCCCATCATGTATCTCATTATCTTGGTATGGATGTACACGACACGCCTCTCATATCAAGAAACATTCGACTTTGCCCCGGAATGGTGTGTACGGTAGAACCAG GCATTTACATCCCAACACACAATTTAGATGTTCCGCATGAATTCCGTGGTGTAGGAATGCGTATTGAGGATGATGTACTCATTAAACCAGGGAAGGAAATAGAAATTCTAACTAAAGAATGTGTGAAGGATACTACGCTAGTGGAAGACTTGGTAAGCTGTAAAACAAGAGGCTCGTTGTCGTAG
- the LOC125773496 gene encoding glutathione S-transferase theta-1-like, whose protein sequence is MIPGLKLYYDLMSQPSRALYIFLSMNKVPFERCPVALRKLQHKTTEYKTNVNRYGKVPCIVEPDFRLAESVAIYRYLCQKYRVSSYWYPEDTVRQARVDEYLAWQHLNIRADISLYFFHVWLNPLLGKEVNADKTERLRQRVDNGLNFFERTLLCNGKQPFLTGDCISIADLSAACEIEQVKIAGYDPCSGRPHLNTWMNAVRDFTNPYYDEAHKFVYRLAPEHIATPAVLDDD, encoded by the exons ATGATCCCTGGACTTAAGCTGTACTATGATCTAATGTCGCAACCATCAAGAGCGCTTTATATATTCTTGTCGATGAACAAAGTTCCCTTCGAACGATGTCCGGTAGCGCTGAGAAAAC TTCAACATAAAACAACCGAATACAAAACGAATGTTAACCGATATGGTAAAGTGCCTTGCATTGTGGAACCGGACTTCCGGCTTGCAGAGAGCGTCGCTATTTATCGATATCTGTGCCAAAAGTATCGAGTATCATCTTACTGGTATCCAGAAGACACCGTACGTCAGGCACGCGTCGATGAATATCTCGCCTGGCAGCATTTGAATATACGCGCAGACATATCCTTGTACTTTTTCCACGTTTGGCTAAATCCGCTGCTGGGCAAGGAAGTAAATGCCGACAAGACGGAACGTTTGCGTCAGCGTGTCGACAATgggttgaattttttcgaacgAACTTTACTATGCAACGGCAAACAGCCATTTCTCACTGGTGATTGCATTAGCATCGCGGATCTGTCGGCGGCTTGTGAGATTGAACAAGTTAAAATAGCAGGATACGATCCTTGCAGTGGCAGACCTCATCTAAACACATGGATGAATGCTGTGCGGGATTTCACAAATCCGTACTACGACGAAGCGCATAAATTCGTTTATCGACTGGCACCGGAACATATTGCTACTCCTGCTGTACTTGATGATGACTGA